In Candidatus Nealsonbacteria bacterium, the sequence TGCATATTTTACAGTTTCTTTTACATCTAAATTGGGAGAGATTTTTACGAAAACAGGTTTTCCTAAAGAAGCAATACTTTTTGTTAATCTCTCTACCAATTCCTTATCTCTACCCACAACCTGACCGTATTCTTCAGAATGAGGACAAGATATATTTAGCTCAAATCCATCACTATAATTATATAGAATTTTGGATATTTCTTTTAATTCCTTTTCACAATTTCCAAATACTGAAGTCAATAAGAATTTATCATTTGGAATACTTATTTTTGATAATCTTTCTGCGAATTCTTTTGCTCCGGGGTTAGTGAGACCAACAGCATTAATAAAAGATAAAGGAGCATATTGGGCAATAATAGGTTCTTTATTTCCTTCACAGGATTTTATACCAATACTTTTTGTAGTTATTATTCCCAATTCCGGGATTTCATTAGCAAACTTTTCAATAACTGATACCTCTGTAGTAACTATACCTGAGGGTATTGTAAAAGGCGCACTAATTGTTTTGTGAAAAAAATTATACATAGGCGTAACGGTCAGCATATAATTGTAGGGTATGGCGAGCATTAGGCTCTATTGGAAGATCACGGAGTGCAATTTGTGCCGGTATCCAAATATAATCTTCTGCCTCTTCGTTTAATCTAACATGCTTACTTTTCACATTAACTACGTTATCAACAAAAATATGTTGTATCCCTGACAAGTAATAACCAGAATTCTTTATTTGATCAAAAGTGCAAAGATGCTCTCCAACTTTCCCCTCTAAACCTGTTTCTTCTTTAACTTCTCTAAGTAAAGCATTTTCAAGGCGTTCATTTCTACGAACTTTGCCACCTACAATTGAATAACGCCCCTTCCACTTATGAGTTTTTACAAGAAGAATTTCTTTTTCTTTTTTTCCAGAATCATATTCAATAATTCCTCCTGCAGCCACAACAGAACCAGGAACCATTAAGTCTTCCCAGAGTTTATGAATTGTTTGTTGGTCCTGCGTTATTTTAGGTTCTGGAAGTTGCCCGTATTCTTGAATAAATCCAGCAAGATCTCGGGCTTTCCAGATGGAATTTTTATGCACATATACAGGATGATCCCGTGGGCTCTCTGAAAAAAAACATCTTACATTTGTAACTTGAGCGATACCGAGCTCATAAGATGCACTTTTACCTATGTATCCTTCTGGATCTATAAAGTAACTGAAACCGTTTTCTCCTAATCTCTTCAGATTATGCAAATATAATAATTCAATTATCCGAGGATCTTTATTTTCCTCTCCTTCTAAAAACGCAAAACCCTCTACAGAAGAAGTGATTTCTGCTTCACGTGGCGCTAAAACTTCAATGCCAGCTTCAGTAAAAATACGGTGAGTATTTTTAATTAAACCCCAATATTTGCGGAAACTGCCGTGCAACACACACCGAAAAGCTGTTTTTTTATTATTAGCTAATTCCATACTTTTCCCGTCTTCATATTTACCCGATATGATGAAAAAATCAAGCTTAAAATGAGCTTGATTTTACTATCTTGGCTCTTGGACGCTTGCCCTTCCGAAGCTAAAGCTGAGGAAGGATGTTAGAACCTGACTAAGCTATCCCATCTCTTAAACTTTTATCTGATGTATTATTATATTTACCTTTCCAAGTATCTTTCTTACCTTTCTTTAGAATCTTATCAACCAGTTCAATTTCTTCTCTAAGACCAGGAACGAATTTGTATTTATCTAACTCAACTGCTGTAATCCAGGCATAATCTACTGATTCTTCTGAAAGTTTAACCTCTCCTGAACCATAGTCACAATAAAGACTAATAATTATAGTTGGAATATCATCTGCTCTAATGAAAGAAAGACTTAAAAGGTAACGAATGTTTTTAACCTTTAATCCGACTTCTTCTTCAATTTCTCTTTCTAAAAGATTTTCCAGGACATTATACCAGTGGTCAGCTGTGTCTTTGGGCAGGCTTGAGTAATCACTCTGTTTAAGTTTTCCTCCAGGAACCGTCCAAAGTCCTGGAAATGCTTTTTCTTTTGGACTTCTTTTTGTAATCAAATATTTACCATCTTTAACAATAATTCCAGTAACTACTACATAGTGAAGTTTTTTGTCTATCATATCTTGATTCTACCAATCTAAAATAGGATTTTTACAATGTTTATTTTTTCTACTTTAATACCTCCTCCATCCTTTCCTTTATTTTTGCAATTTCTTCATCTAGTTCATCTTCCCGAGATTCTAATGCCTTCTTTTTTCCCTCTCCTAATTCATCAGGGTGTATAAGTTTTGTCTCGATATCAGCTTTCTCCTCCATTAATTTTTTCAATTTCTCTGCTAATTCCTGCGCTTCGGGAGTCGGTTCTCTTGACTCTCCTCTTGGTTCTCCTATTGGCATATTTATAAAAAATAAATTAAATATTAATAAAATCGACCTTTTATTTTATCCCACTTCCTTACAAGATAAAACCCGAAACAACAACTCTCGGGCAAAAAATCGTAACTCCCGCCGACTGGACGCTGTTAGAACCTGTTTGGTTGGATTAATTACTCTGAGAAGCCAAAAGTAAAAAGGATTTGGCTGTAGAGCGTTTTATTATCTTCGTTGTCTACATCTAACATACTAATCTTAAAAAGTTTATCATTCTTTATGAAGTAAGTATCTTCTTGAGAATAAGCCATAGGTGATTTGGGGGTATAGACTCTGATAGCTGGTATTCCGTCTACTTCCATATTTATCTCATCGGGAATATCTTCGTAATAAGGAAAGTTTTCTTTAACCCATTGAACAAGGTCTGTGCCAACAGGAGGACTATAATAATCAACATAAATAGAATGGAAAACAACGAATGAAGCACCGGTTAAATCAGATTTTGTGCCGGTAAATGTTCCGAGAGACACGCTGTCTGGATCTTCGCCATTTAAGTAACACAGGCATTCTCGAGGTCTTTCTTCTGGTGGTTTTAGTTTACAATAACCGGGCAAAGGACCATAAAGACAGTCTGTGGGATACTTAAAAGAGTAGCCATATTTTTCACTCGTATAAACCTGCCAGTCCTCGGTTGCATATTCCATCTCGGTTTTCTCTAACTTGCCGCATTTGACAGTTATATCCCACTCCCACTTATCAGCTTCAGGCATAATCATCGGACCTTCTGCCTCTTTATATCCAGTAAGACCTCCTGCAACCGCACAAACATCTTTATCTTTCTTGTATCCTGTTGATTCCGAAATAGTGCCAGCTGCTATATTGTAAAGATCTACCTCAAAGCCATTATCTTTTAAAAACTGTTCAATACTATCATATTGTTCACTTGATATTCTATTAGCTTCAAATCCTTTTCCAACCACAATCTCCTCTGTTATTTCTGGGTCTACCTTAACAATCCACTTAAATTCAACTTCTTCTGCTTCTGAAAAATCTATAACTGTCTCTTGCTTAAGATTTTCAAGAAGAGCTAAAACCTCATCTGAAGATACACACTCACTTCCGTTAAAGCATTTGTCGGGTCCGCAATCACAAATTTTTACTTGATGACTGTTTTCTGGCGAACAGCCACAAGGACCAATAAGGCACAGGTTAGGAAAATCACCGGTTGCTTTGCAGCACAATGAAGTTGATACCTCTCCTCCAGAATCTATACAAGCTTGTTCTTTTTCGGTTAGTTCTTCAGGCGTTGTCATTAATTGGTAAATCCAGTAACCCATTCCTGCAACAATTATTATAATAATGATTGCAATTATTGTTTTTGACATATTATTTTATCATTAAGCTTATATTTTGACCTTTCGTTTCTATTCTACCACAAACAAAACCCGATAAAAATTCTCGGGCGTGCCATGTTGCGGATATTGGATGATATTACCTGTTCAGTAGGAAATTATTAACCTTTTTCTCTTTTAAAAATCCCCAACTTAATTAAATAAAATAATATTCCAACCAAAAAGGATAAAGCACAAAAAAGATAAATTTGTTGGGATGAAAACAAGCCAAAAAATGGATTGTTTTCAAAGGGGTAAAATGGATTCATCTCTTTATAGAGGAATGAATCTAAAAGAAGATGGAAATAAACGCCAAAAAATGATGTCCAGAGGATTTTTTTAAATGAGGAATCTTGAGGTATTTTGAAAATAGCCATTATTTTTTTAATCTTACCTTTTAAAAGATATAAGATTATGGCAGCTAACACTGCTAATATTGAGCCACCCAAAAAGCTATGAAAGAATCCATGAAGCGGATAATTTAAGTTTAGAAAAAGAACACAAAAGGGCTCAATATCAACTATGACACTGGCTATAAGAAGCGTAGGGAAATCAAGAATCTTAAATAGAAGTAATCCTATCCAAGAACTTGGTCCCCAATGAAAAGGTGTAAGTGGCATTTTTAAAATTTTAGTTCTTTAGGACTCAACTTCTATCAAACTTTTCTCATAAGCCCACCTTAGCTTTTTATCTCCCTCATATTTTTTCCTTATTTCCCAAGCTTTCTTTGAGTCATTGCCAGCTAAACTCATAAGAACTTCAGCAGGAGTAACATCTTCGAGTTCATTTCTTAACTCCCAGGATTTTTCTGAATCAAGGCCAGTAGTACTTCTTACCACATCACCTGGTAAATATAATCCCCATAATTTTTTTCCTAATCCTGTATTAAAAGCCTCTTTTAATCTAAAAAACCTTTCTGATTTATGAAGACCAATAGATTTTTGAATCCTTGCCCATACTCCTCCTCTAATTCTGTTTACTTTTGAATCGAATTTAAGGTGGTCTCTTATTTTCCAGGCTTCTTCCGAATCATCGCCCATCAGCCCCCGGCTTATTCCCCACCATAATTTTAGAGTTTCTTTATGTTCATCTAACCATTCTCGGGATTTTTCAGATGCTACACCAGCTAAACTTATACATACGTCTGTTGCATCTTTACTCTCTCTTTCTTTCCAGGCTTCTTCTGAATCATCCCCCATTAGATCCTTAAGCGTTTCCGGGACTCTTTCTCCCATTACTTCTTTTATTGTCTCTAAATTTTTTTCTTTTCCTTCAGACTTTTTCTCTTCTGATTTTTCTTTCTCTATTTTTTTAAATGTTTCTTCTAACTCTTCTTGTGTTCTTTCTATCTTTTCTTCTTCCTCTTTTTGCATTTTTTCTAACTCTGCCTGGTTGAATTCTTTTTCTATTTCCTTTTTTTCTTTGATTTCTTCTTCCACCCTCTTTTCTTCTTCAGGCTTTTTTTCTGTCTCCTTTTCTTTAAATTTTGGTTCTTTTTCGAACATATATTGATTAAACTAGAAGTTAAATAAAGCCTTTATAAGCCCTGTTTCGTACCCTTAACTTTCTTAATCAACTCTTCCCTTAATTGCTCTGCTATTTGAACATCAAGTCCAGGAAGCTTACCTTCAGTTCTTCCTATTTCATAACGCCCATATCCTCCTGAATAGCCAGCGGTTTGAATCTGGAGGTTACTTAGTCCAAGAAGTCTTGCGAAAACTCCTCTATAAATATCAACATTTTGAACTCTTTCATAGGGAATTGAAATATATTTTTTCCAGATTACTCCTTTTTCTATTTTTATCGCGTCTTCGGTTAATTCATAACGCCAGAAACGATAAGTTAATTTAGCCCAAATGTAACAGAAAATAATATATAAAAGAAAGAATAAAATTAACCATTCCCTTGGAAGAGCAAACACTTCTTGGCTAATTGCTTTCTGAATCGTTATAAGAAAGGGCACAATGAAAAAGATGGCCAAAAGGAATCCGAAAATACCGAAGGCGAAAAAAAACTGGAAGAAAAATAACCAAACTGCTTTAGGGTGTAATTTTTCCATATTTAAACTTTATTTTAACTATAATAACCGACCTTTCTTTTTATTATATCATTATATCATAAAAACCCGAGAAAAGAAAAACTCTCGAGCCGGGCCATGCTGCAGGTCTTGGACGAGAAAGTTTAAATAAAAAAGAGCGGCTCTATATTACCGCATCTCTATTTTATTAGATAGAACTACTTAATTTTAAGAATACTGAATTTTGCTTTTTTTATACTAATGTCAAATACCCAGTCATCAGGGACAGTGTTACCATTTACCTCTAAGAGATACCAATAGTCATCAAAAAAAACACTAAAATTGTGAAAGCTATTCTTTGCTGAAACAAAGAGAATTTCTTTTAATTTTTGTATTGCTTCTTCAAAAGAATCTGCTTCTATTTCTTCTTTTCTTTTTCTGGCATCCTTATATTGTGGCCGTATCATGCTTCCAGAACACTCTTCCGTAAACTTAAAAACAAACTTTTTACTTAACAACCTAACATCACATTTTATTTTTTATACTTTTTAAAATTGGAGCTATACCAAGTTTATCAAAATCTATAAAAAAATCAAGTTCAGAACGAGCTTGATTTTACTCACTGGGGGCCTTGGACGATGTTAGAACCTGTTTTATGATGGTTTGAATAAAAAAAATAGCCTTGTTGTATTACCAAGGCTTGCATGTTTAATGATTATAAATTTACATAACGAACACTAATTCCCGCTTCTTTTAACACACTTATTCCATCAGTAGTAGAGACTTCTTCTAATAAAATTACATTTTCTATTCCACTTTGGACAATCAATTTTGAACAAATATCACACGGTGCAGCATTAAGATACATATCAGCGCCTCTTGAAGAGGTGCCACCAGTAGCTACTAAATTACTCAAAGCTTGCATTTCAGCACAAATTATGCCTTTATTCCCCATGGAAATTATGTTAGAATTTTTAACTATTAAACAACCTGCTCCTTCAGGAGAATGTTCAGCTACTAATTGAACAATCGTCATATAAAACTTATCTTTTTCTTTAATCTGTTTTTGATACTCTGTAGTTCCCTCTTTAATTTCAAATAGACCGGTAGAACCAAAACCTCCTGCCCCCCTAAGGGTTTCTGGAAGATCTTCAGATTCTTCTAATACAGGAATTTTAACTTCAGAGAAAATTAGCTGAGCAACTCTCATACTTTCTTCTACTATAAAAGGTTTCTTACCCCGGTTCCTTAAGAGAACCCCTGCCTCTCCCCTGAAATCTGGATCAATGGTCCCAGGAGAATTAGATAATTCAATATCATATTTGCATGCCAAACCACTACGGGGCCGCACTTGAGCTTCATATGTCCAAGGTATTGCAAATTGGACCCCTATTCCAATTAAAGCGCTTTCTCCAGGTTTTATTGTTATTGGGAGTTTTCCAGTTATCTCTTTGGTAATTTTATTTAACACTATTGAAGCATAAGCATCGAAACCTACTGCATTATACGTGGCCCTTTCCGGTATACGAGCATTTTTTCTAATCTTTCTTACTTTA encodes:
- a CDS encoding NUDIX domain-containing protein codes for the protein MELANNKKTAFRCVLHGSFRKYWGLIKNTHRIFTEAGIEVLAPREAEITSSVEGFAFLEGEENKDPRIIELLYLHNLKRLGENGFSYFIDPEGYIGKSASYELGIAQVTNVRCFFSESPRDHPVYVHKNSIWKARDLAGFIQEYGQLPEPKITQDQQTIHKLWEDLMVPGSVVAAGGIIEYDSGKKEKEILLVKTHKWKGRYSIVGGKVRRNERLENALLREVKEETGLEGKVGEHLCTFDQIKNSGYYLSGIQHIFVDNVVNVKSKHVRLNEEAEDYIWIPAQIALRDLPIEPNARHTLQLYADRYAYV
- a CDS encoding NUDIX domain-containing protein produces the protein MIDKKLHYVVVTGIIVKDGKYLITKRSPKEKAFPGLWTVPGGKLKQSDYSSLPKDTADHWYNVLENLLEREIEEEVGLKVKNIRYLLSLSFIRADDIPTIIISLYCDYGSGEVKLSEESVDYAWITAVELDKYKFVPGLREEIELVDKILKKGKKDTWKGKYNNTSDKSLRDGIA
- a CDS encoding PH domain-containing protein — protein: MEKLHPKAVWLFFFQFFFAFGIFGFLLAIFFIVPFLITIQKAISQEVFALPREWLILFFLLYIIFCYIWAKLTYRFWRYELTEDAIKIEKGVIWKKYISIPYERVQNVDIYRGVFARLLGLSNLQIQTAGYSGGYGRYEIGRTEGKLPGLDVQIAEQLREELIKKVKGTKQGL
- the dut gene encoding dUTP diphosphatase, whose product is MNNVKVRKIRKNARIPERATYNAVGFDAYASIVLNKITKEITGKLPITIKPGESALIGIGVQFAIPWTYEAQVRPRSGLACKYDIELSNSPGTIDPDFRGEAGVLLRNRGKKPFIVEESMRVAQLIFSEVKIPVLEESEDLPETLRGAGGFGSTGLFEIKEGTTEYQKQIKEKDKFYMTIVQLVAEHSPEGAGCLIVKNSNIISMGNKGIICAEMQALSNLVATGGTSSRGADMYLNAAPCDICSKLIVQSGIENVILLEEVSTTDGISVLKEAGISVRYVNL